The following DNA comes from Noviherbaspirillum sp. L7-7A.
GTGGGCGCGGAAGCGATCGGCTTTGCCGGACCGGACATCGATGCCGAACTGATCATGCTGTGCCAGCGCCTTTGGGACGATCTTGGCCTGGACAGCATCCGGCTGGAACTCAATTCGATCGGCGACGCCGAGGAGCGCAGCCGCCACCGTGCCGACCTGATCGCCTATTTCGAAGCGCACCGCGACCAGCTCGACGCCGACGCCCAGCGCCGCCTGCACAGCAATCCGCTGCGCATCCTCGACACCAAGAATCCGGCGATGCAGGAACTGGTCAATGCCGCGCCGAAGCTGCTGGACTACTTGGGCGAGGAATCGAAGGCCCATTTCGAGGGCGTGCAAACCATCCTGCGTCACAGCAATATTCCGTTCACCATCAATCCGCGGCTGGTGCGCGGCATGGATTACTACAACCGCACCGTGTTCGAGTGGGTGACTGACCAGTTGGGCTCGCAGGGCACGGTATGCGGCGGTGGCCGCTATGATCCGCTGGTGGAAATGTTTGGCGGCAAGCCAACGCCGGCCTGCGGCTTTGCCATCGGCGTTGAGCGCCTGCTCGAACTGATGAAGGAAGCCGGCGAGCAGTTCACGCCCAACCAGTGCGATGTCTACCTGGTGCATCAGGGCAGCGAAGCGCAGCTGCAGGCCTTCGTGCTGGGCGAGCGCTTGCGCGACGCCGGCCTTGATGTGGTGCTGCATTGCGCCGCCGCCACCGGCACCGGCAGCTTCAAGTCGCAGATGAAGCGGGCCGATGCCAGCGGCGCGGCATTCGCAGTCATCATCGGCGAGGATGAAGTCGCCAGCCATACCGCCAGCGTCAAGACATTGCGCGGTGCGGAAGGTGAGAGCAGCCAGCAGCGCAGCGTCGAGTTCGACAAGGTGGCCGATTACCTGGTGAGTGAAATCATCAATGCCGGCCACGACCATGATCATGATCATGACCATGACGGTCATGTCCATTACAAACATTAAGCAACATTAAGCGGGCTTGCCATGGCATACGATCTTGAAGAACAGGAACAGATTGAAACCCTCAAAAGCTGGTGGAAGCAGTACGGCAACCTCGTCACCTGGCTGCTGATCGCTGCCCTGGGCGCGTATGCCGCCTGGTCCGGCTGGAATTACTACCAGCGCAGCCAGGCGGCCCAGGCCGGCCAGCTCTACGACGAAATCACCCGTGCCGTCGCCGCCAAGGACACCGCCCGCGTGCTGCGCGGCGCCGCCGACATGCGCGAAAAATTCGGCCGCACCGCTTATGCCGAGATGGCCGCGCTGACCGCTGCCAAGGCCGCATTCGACGCCAACGATCTCAATGGCGCCAAGGCGCAGCTGCAGTGGGTGGTCGACAGCGGCCGCGACGAGGAATATCGCGCGCTGGCCCGCATCCGCCTGGCTGGCGTGCTGCTGGATGAAAAAGCCTACGACGAAGGACTGAAGCTGCTGTCTGCCGACGTGCCTGTCGCTTTCGCCGGCGCGCTGGCGGACCGCCGCGGCGATTTGCTGATGGCGCAGAACAAGGTGGCCGAAGCGCGGGCCGCGTACCAGGAAGCCCTGCAGAAGTCGGACGCCAAGAGCCCCGGCCGCCAGCTGATCCAGCTGAAGCTGGATGCAATCGGTGGCGCCAAGGCAGCGGCCTGAACCCGGGCACGCCAGAAAACCAGAAGAAGAAGGGATAACAATGCACATTGCAACAAAGGCCGTTTCCATCTCGATCGCACTTGCCGTGCTGGGCGGCTGCTCGACCTTGCAATCCCTCAATCCGTTTGCCAGCAAGCCGGCGCCGCGCAATCCGCCCGCGGCGCTGGTGGAGTTCAAGCCGTCCATGACGGTCAAGACCGCATGGAGCGTCAACGTGGGCAGCGCCGGCAATGCACTGTTCCATCCGGCGCTCGGCGGCGATAGCGTCTATGTCGCCGCCGCCGACGGTACGCTGGCGCGGCTGGAGGCCGACACCGGCCGCCAGGTTTGGCGCATCAAGGCCGGCATGCCACTGACCGCCGGTGTCGGCGCCAGTGCCGACACAGTCGCGGTCGGCGCAGCCGGCGGCGTGGTGCTGGCATTCAGCGCCGATGGCAAGCAGCGCTGGAAGGCGCAGGCCTCCAGCGAAATCCTGGGTTCGCCCGCAGTCTCCCAAGGCCTGGTGATTGTGCGCAGTATCGACAACCGCATCGTCGCCTTTGATGCCGACAGCGGCATCCGCAAGTGGCAGTTGCAGCGCAATGCGCCAGCCCTGGCGCTGCGTAGCGCCCCCGGCATCGCCGTGGACAGCCAGTCCGCCTATGTCGGACTGCCGGGCGGCCGTCTGGTATCGCTGTCGCTCCTGAATGGCGGGCCGCGCTGGGAAGTGGCCGTTGGCGATCCGCGCGGCGCAACCGAACTGGAACGTATCTCGGACGTGTCGGGCACGCCCTTGCTGCTCGGACGCGACGTGTGCGCCGTGGCCTACCAGGGCCGGCTGGGCTGTGTGGACGCCGCCAGTGGCGCCACCCGCTGGGCCAAGGAGTTTTCCAGCGAGGTTGGCCTCGGCGCCGACGAGCGTTATGTGTATGGCGCCGACGATCGCGGTAATGTCAGTGCGCTGACCCGCGACGCCGGCGTCAGCGTCTGGCGCAATACGACCCTGGCCAATCGCCGCCTGGCAACGCCGGTTGCCCTGGGTCGCACCGTCGCCGTTGGCGATTACCAGGGATATATGCATTTCCTGTCGCCCGAGGACGGCGCGCTGATGGCGCGCGTTGCCAGCGACGGCAGCCGCGTGATCGGTACCCCGATCGTGGCGGGCAGCAGTCTCATTTTCCAAACACAAGCAGGAACTGTGGCCGCGTTAAGGGCCGAGTAAGAAAGTCATGAAGCCGGTTATCGCATTAGTAGGTCGACCCAATGTCGGCAAATCCACGCTCTTCAATCGCCTGACGCGTTCGCGTGATGCCCTGGTTGCCGACCTGCCGGGTCTGACCCGGGACCGGCATTACGGCGAAGGCCGCATAGGCGAACGTCCCTTTCTGGTGATCGACACCGGCGGCTTCGAGCCGGTGGCCAAGGAAGGCATCATGCATGAAATGGCCAAGCAGACCAAGCAGGCGGTCGCCGAGGCTGACATCGTGGTGTTCATCGTCGACGGCCGCCAGGGACTGACGCCGCACGACAAGACCATCACCGATTTTCTGCGCCGTTCCGGCCGGCCGGTCATGCTGGTGGTGAACAAGTCCGAGGGCATGAAATACACCTCGGTCACCGCCGAATTCTACGAACTTGGACTGGGCGACCCCTATGTGATCTCGGCCGCCCATGGCGACGGCGTGATGGACCTGGTGGACGAGGCGCTGAACCTGGCCTTTGCCCAGCAGACGACGTCCCAGGAACTGCTGGACGAGCAGGATCGCGGCATCCGGATCGCCATCGTCGGCCGGCCCAATGTCGGCAAGTCCACGTTGGTCAATACCCTGCTTGGCGAGGAGAGGGTCATCGCCTTCGACATGCCGGGCACCACCCGCGACTCGATCGAAATCCCGTTCGAGCGTGACGGCCGCCGCTATTCGCTGATTGACACCGCCGGCATCAGGAAGCGCGGCAAGGTTTTCGAGGCGATCGAGAAGTTCTCGGTGGTCAAGACGCTGCAATCGATCTCGGAGGCCAACGTCGTGATTCTGCTGCTCGACGCGCAGCAGGACATTTCCGAGCAGGACGCCCATATCGCCGGCTTCATTCTGGAAAGCGGCAGGGCGCTGGTGGTCGGCGTCAACAAGTGGGACGGCCTGACCGGCGATCGTCGCGACGAGATCAAGATCGACCTGGACCGCAAGCTGTCCTTCCTGTCCTTCGCAAAATTCCACTTCGTCTCTGCTTTGAAGTCGACCGGCATCGCGCAGATGATGAAATCGGTGGACGCCGCCTATGCCGCCGCCACCGCCAACCTGCCCACGCCCAAGCTGACCCGGGCATTGCTCGAAGCGGTCGAGCATCAGCAGCCGCGCCGCAAGGGCTCGATCCGCCCCAAGCTGCGTTATGCCCACCAGGGCGGCCAGAATCCGCCCGTCATTGTCATCCACGGCAATGCGCTGGACGCAATTGACGCAAACTACAAGCGCTACCTGGAGAAGCACTTCCGCGAAACTTTTTCACTGGTCGGCACTCCACTGCGTATAGAACTGCGTTCCGGTAAAAATCCGTTTGCGAAATCCGATTAAAAACGCTATTGATTTGGCAATACTCAGGGAAATCGATTACATTCGAGATTCATCGCGGCAACGCGCTACTTGAATCTGGTCGAGTTGCCTCCAACTCCTCATCACAACAACACAATGGAGCTTTCATGAGCAACAAAGGGCAACTGTTACAAGACCCCTTCCTCAACGCCTTGCGCAAAGAGCACGTCCCCGTCTCGATCTACCTGGTCAACGGGATCAAACTTCAGGGACACATCGAATCATTCGACCAGTACGTCGTACTGCTCCGTAACACCGTGACCCAAATGGTCTATAAACACGCGATTTCCACTGTTGTGCCGGCACGTGCCGTCAATCTCAATCTGGAGTCCGACGCTGAATAACGCCCTGCATACTGCCGGTACTGCACATGGCTGCTGACATGCGTGCCGCATTGGTCGGCGTGGATTTTGGCAAAGGGGAGTTTGCCGCCAGCCTGGAAGAACTCGGGCTGTTATCCAGTTCCGCAGGCGCCGAGCCTGTCCTGACCATCATGGGCAAGCGCGCCAGTCCTGACCCCGCGCTGTATGTGGGTTCTGGCAAGGCCCAGGAAATTGCCCAGGCCGTCCAGGACGAACATCTCGATATCGTCATCTTCAACCATGCGCTGTCACCTGCCCAGCAGCGTAATCTCGAGCGGGTGCTGAAGGTCCGCGTGGTCGATCGCACAAGCCTGATCCTCGATATCTTTGCGCAGCGCGCGCAGAGCCACGAGGGCAAGGTGCAGGTCGAACTGGCGCAGCTGCAGCACCTGGCCACCCGGCTTATCCGCGGCTGGACCCACCTGGAGCGGCAAAAGGGCGGTATCGGCTTGCGCGGTCCCGGCGAAACCCAGCTCGAGACCGACCGCCGGCTGATCGGCGAGCGTGTCAAGGCCCTGCGCGCCAAGCTGAAGAAGCTGCAGCGTCAGCACGAAACCCAGCGCCGGGCGCGCGGCCGCAGCAACACGCTGTCGGTGTCGCTCGTCGGTTACACCAATGCCGGCAAGTCGACCCTGTTCAACGCGATGACCAAGGCCCAGGTCTATGCGGCCGACCAGTTGTTCGCAACCCTGGACACGACCTCGCGCCGGATCTATCTGGGCGAGGCGGGCAGCGTCGTTATTTCGGACACGGTTGGTTTCATCCGTGAACTGCCGCACCAGCTGGTGGCGGCTTTTCGTGCGACCCTGGAGGAAACCATACGCGCCGATCTGCTGCTGCACGTGGTGGACGCGTCCAGCCCGACAAGGCTGGAGCAGGTGGAGGAAGTCAACGCCGTCCTGCGCGAGATTGGCGCCGACCGGATTCCGCAGATCCTGGTCTGGAACAAGATCGACGCGGCTGGCCTGGAGCCGGCGGTCGAACGTGATGAATATGATAAAATCCGCCGGGTTTTCATCAGCGCCCAGACGGGCGCCGGCATCGACTTGTTGCGGGAGGCGATAGGGGAATTCGCAGTCGGTGAGCATGCCATGCAAGCCGGGGCGCAGCAGTCATCCGATGAGGAAGACGTGCGGTTCAGCGCGCCCGATCAGCACACAAATTTATAACTTTTAAGCCGGATTGCGACAGCATGCCTGTACCCTTATTGAAGAAGATCGGCCTTAAATTTTCGCTCAATGATCCGCGCTGGGGGCGTGGCTCGGATAACAACGAGCCGCCCCAGAACCAGGACAACAAGCGCCCCAGTGACGGTCCGCCTGACCTCGACCAGCTCTGGCGTGACTTCAATCAGCGCATCAATCGGCTGTTCGGCAAGCGCGGCGGCGGCGGCGGAGGCGGGGATGGTTTCCGCCCCGACATGCGCGGCGCCGGCATAGGCGCCGGCATCGTTGGCGCCATTATTCTTTTCCTCTGGCTGATTAGCGGCTTCTTTATCGTTCAGGAAGGCCAGACCGGCGTCGTGATGACCTTCGGACGCTACAGCCACATGACGCCGGCCGGCTTCAACTGGCGCTGGCCGTCGCCCATCCAGAGCCATGAAATCGTCAACGTGTCCACGGTGCGAACGGTTGAAGTGGGTTACCGCTCCAGCGTGCGCAACAAGGTCGCGCGCGAGTCGCTGATGCTGACCGATGATGAAAACATCATTGATATCCAGTTTGCGGTGCAGTACAAGCTCAAGAACGCTTCGGAATGGGTATTCAACCTGCGTGATCAGGAAGAAACCATCAAGCAGGTGGCTGAAACCGCCATCCGTGAAATCGTCGGCAAGAGCAAGATGGATTTCGTGCTGTATGAAGGCCGGGAAAAGGTGGCCTTCGAGGTTAGCCAGCTGATGCAGCAGATTCTGGATCGCTACAAGGCTGGCGTGCAGATCACCAACGTCACCATGCAGGGCGTGCAGCCGCCGGAACAGGTGCAGGCAGCCTTCGACGATGCCGTCAAGGCCGGCCAGGACCGCGAGCGCCTGAAGAATGAAGGCCAGGCGTATGCCAATGACGTGGTGCCCAAAGCTCGTGGCGCAGCGTCTCGGCTGGCGCAGGAGTCCGAAGGCTACCGCGCCCGCATCATTGCCAACGCCGAGGGCGAGGCGGCGCGCTTCAAGCAGGTGCTGGTCGAGTACCAGAAGGCGCCGGCTGTCACCCGCGACAGGATGTACCTCGAAGTCATGCAACAGATTTTTTCCAACACGACAAAGCTCATGGTTGACTCCCGCTCCAGCAATAACCTGATGTATTTGCCTCTGGATAAGCTGCTCAGCCAGTCGGCTGCCGATGCCGCCGCGCGTTCGCCGGCGCCAGCACCAAGCACCGCGCCGGCGCCTACGGTTGAACCTGCCCCCACGCTGGAACTGCCGCGCGCCAACGACGCGCGCAGCCGTGAAAGCCGCATGAGCCGTGACCGGGAGACTCGCTGATGAGCCGCGCATTTACCATGCTGGTGCTGGGCCTGGTCGCCCTGTTCCTGCTGTTCTCCACCCTGTTCGTGGTCGACCAGCGTCAGTACGCGATCGTATTTGCACTGGGTGAAGTCAAGAAAGTCATCAACGAGCCGGGCCTGCACTTCAAGCTGCCGCCGCCGTTCCAGAATGTGGTGTTCCTGGACAAGCGCATCCTGACGCTGGACACGCCGGAAGCGGACCGCTTCATTACCGCTGAAAAGAAAAACATCCTGGTCGACGCCTTCGTAAAATACCGCATTACCGATCCACGCCTGTATTTCATCAGCTTCGGCGGCGACGAGCGCCGGGCGCAGGACCGGATGGCGCAGATCATCAAGGCGGCGTTGAACGAGGAGATTACCAAGCGCACGGTGCGGGAAGTCATTTCCGGCGAGCGCGGCAAGGTGATGGACGCGATCCGCACCAAGGTGTCGGATGAGGCGAAGCAGATCGGCGGCGAGATCCTGGACGTGCGCCTGAAGCGTGTCGATTATGTCGAGCAGATCAACAACTCGGTCTACGAGCGCATGAAGTCCGAGCGTGCCCGGGTGGCCAATGAGCTGCGCTCCACCGGCGCTGCCGAATCGGAAAAGATCCGTGCCGATGCCGACCGTCAACGCACGGTGATTCTGGCTGAAGCCTACCGCGATGCCGAGTCGATCCGCGGCGACGGCGACGCGAAGGCGTCGCAGATCTATGCCGAGGCATTCGGCCAGAATCCGGAGTTCTTCAAGTTCTACCGCAGCCTGGAAGCCTACCGCAGCAGTTTCCGCAGCCGTGGCGACCTGCTGGTGCTGGATCCGAATACGGAGTTTTTCCGGTATTTCCGCGGCGCCGATGGTGGTTCCGTCAAAAAGTAATACTGGCGCGAATCGTTAGTCTCGGTAACAATACTGCCTTTGGCCGAACCGGCACCCGCCGGCCCGGCATTCGACCTTGCTGAAATGCAGGGCCCGCTTTAACGAAATCCCGGTTCACCATGCCGACGCCGAGTTATCGGTCCGTCGGCATTGTCATGCAGGTCGAACCCGTTTTTCCTCTTTTTACGTATCTCTCTTCGTTCATGCCTAACTGGCTTCTTCCTGAAAACATTGCCGACGTGCTGCCGTCCGAGGCACGCAAGATCGAGGAATTGCGTCGCGCCATTCTCGACAACTTCCGGCTGTACGGTTACGAGCTGGTAATGCCGCCGATGCTGGAATACCTGGATTCGCTGCTGCCGGTTGGCGGCCACGACATGAATCTGCGCATGTTCAAGCTGGTCGACCAGTTGTCCGGCCGCACGCTGGGCCTGCGTGCCGACATGACGACCCAGGTTGCCCGCATCGACGCCCACCTGCTCAACCGCCGCTCCGTGACCCGCCTGTGCTATGCCGGCAGCGTGCTGCATACGCGCCCGTCTGGGCTGCATGCCACGCGCGAGCCGCTGCAGATCGGCGCCGAGATCTATGGCCATGCCGGCCTGGAAGCCGACGCTGAAATCCAGGAACTGGCGCTGGCCTCCCTGGCGCTTGCCGGTTTTGACGAGGTGAGGCTGGACCTCACCCATGCCGGCCTCTTGCGCAGCCTGATCGAGCAGGACGAGAATGCCCGCGAGGACGAGGCGGCGCTGCTGATGCTGCTGCGCGCCAAGGACGTGCCTGGCCTGTCCGTCCTGGTGGAGGATTACGACCCCGCCACTCGCGATGCGCTGCTTGCCTTGCCCAGCCTGTATGGCGACCGTTCGGTGCTGGCGCTGGCACGCCAGAAGCTGCCGGCCTTGCCCGGCGTGCTGCGCGCGCTGGATGACCTGGAAGCCCTCATCGACCTGGCCGGCAATGCCGCCGTCACGATCGACCTGGCTGATCTGTCAGGCTATCAGTATGAGAGCGGTGCCATGTTCGCGCTGTATGTGCCGGGGCTGCCGAACGCGGTGGCGCGCGGCGGCCGGTACGACCATGTCGGCGAGGCTTTTGGCCGTGCCCGCCCGGCGACCGGCTTTTCAATGGATTTGCGTGAACTGGCGCGTCTGCTGCCGGGCGCGCAACCCAGGGCGGCAATTCATGCGCCGTGGAGCCGAGATCCGGCGCTGCGCAGGAAGATCGCCGCACTGCGCTCGGATGGTGAAATCGTCATCCAGCACATGCCAGGCCACGAGGCCGATCAGCAGGAGTTCGATTACGATCGCGCGATCGTGCTCGAGGATGGAAACTGGAATCTCAAAACGTTAGGTTAGTGATGTCACAAAATAGCATGGCAAAAAACGTGGTTGTCATCGGCACCCAGTGGGGCGATGAAGGTAAGGGCAAGATCGTCGACTGGCTCACCGATCATGCCCAGGGCGTGGTGCGTTTCCAGGGCGGCCATAACGCCGGCCATACGCTGGTGATCGGCGGCAAGAAGACGGCGCTGCAGCTGATCCCGTCCGGCATCATGCGTGACGGCGTGGCTTGCTACATCGGCAACGGCGTTGTGCTGTCCGTGCCCGACCTGCTGCGCGAGATCGACAAGCTCGAGGCGGCCGGCGTGGAAGTGGCGTCGCGCCTGAAGGTGTCGGAAGCCTGCCCGGTGATCCTGCCCTACCACACTGCG
Coding sequences within:
- the hisS gene encoding histidine--tRNA ligase, with amino-acid sequence MSENKKTERIVGVKGMNDILPADAPLWELFENTVQTVLKSYGFQQIRTPIVEPTPLFARGLGAVTDIVEKEMYSFTDSMNGDQLTLRPESTAGVVRAALEHNLTYDGPKRLWYAGPMFRHERPQRGRYRQFHQVGAEAIGFAGPDIDAELIMLCQRLWDDLGLDSIRLELNSIGDAEERSRHRADLIAYFEAHRDQLDADAQRRLHSNPLRILDTKNPAMQELVNAAPKLLDYLGEESKAHFEGVQTILRHSNIPFTINPRLVRGMDYYNRTVFEWVTDQLGSQGTVCGGGRYDPLVEMFGGKPTPACGFAIGVERLLELMKEAGEQFTPNQCDVYLVHQGSEAQLQAFVLGERLRDAGLDVVLHCAAATGTGSFKSQMKRADASGAAFAVIIGEDEVASHTASVKTLRGAEGESSQQRSVEFDKVADYLVSEIINAGHDHDHDHDHDGHVHYKH
- a CDS encoding tetratricopeptide repeat protein, producing the protein MAYDLEEQEQIETLKSWWKQYGNLVTWLLIAALGAYAAWSGWNYYQRSQAAQAGQLYDEITRAVAAKDTARVLRGAADMREKFGRTAYAEMAALTAAKAAFDANDLNGAKAQLQWVVDSGRDEEYRALARIRLAGVLLDEKAYDEGLKLLSADVPVAFAGALADRRGDLLMAQNKVAEARAAYQEALQKSDAKSPGRQLIQLKLDAIGGAKAAA
- the bamB gene encoding outer membrane protein assembly factor BamB, whose product is MHIATKAVSISIALAVLGGCSTLQSLNPFASKPAPRNPPAALVEFKPSMTVKTAWSVNVGSAGNALFHPALGGDSVYVAAADGTLARLEADTGRQVWRIKAGMPLTAGVGASADTVAVGAAGGVVLAFSADGKQRWKAQASSEILGSPAVSQGLVIVRSIDNRIVAFDADSGIRKWQLQRNAPALALRSAPGIAVDSQSAYVGLPGGRLVSLSLLNGGPRWEVAVGDPRGATELERISDVSGTPLLLGRDVCAVAYQGRLGCVDAASGATRWAKEFSSEVGLGADERYVYGADDRGNVSALTRDAGVSVWRNTTLANRRLATPVALGRTVAVGDYQGYMHFLSPEDGALMARVASDGSRVIGTPIVAGSSLIFQTQAGTVAALRAE
- the der gene encoding ribosome biogenesis GTPase Der is translated as MKPVIALVGRPNVGKSTLFNRLTRSRDALVADLPGLTRDRHYGEGRIGERPFLVIDTGGFEPVAKEGIMHEMAKQTKQAVAEADIVVFIVDGRQGLTPHDKTITDFLRRSGRPVMLVVNKSEGMKYTSVTAEFYELGLGDPYVISAAHGDGVMDLVDEALNLAFAQQTTSQELLDEQDRGIRIAIVGRPNVGKSTLVNTLLGEERVIAFDMPGTTRDSIEIPFERDGRRYSLIDTAGIRKRGKVFEAIEKFSVVKTLQSISEANVVILLLDAQQDISEQDAHIAGFILESGRALVVGVNKWDGLTGDRRDEIKIDLDRKLSFLSFAKFHFVSALKSTGIAQMMKSVDAAYAAATANLPTPKLTRALLEAVEHQQPRRKGSIRPKLRYAHQGGQNPPVIVIHGNALDAIDANYKRYLEKHFRETFSLVGTPLRIELRSGKNPFAKSD
- the hfq gene encoding RNA chaperone Hfq, encoding MSNKGQLLQDPFLNALRKEHVPVSIYLVNGIKLQGHIESFDQYVVLLRNTVTQMVYKHAISTVVPARAVNLNLESDAE
- the hflX gene encoding GTPase HflX — its product is MRAALVGVDFGKGEFAASLEELGLLSSSAGAEPVLTIMGKRASPDPALYVGSGKAQEIAQAVQDEHLDIVIFNHALSPAQQRNLERVLKVRVVDRTSLILDIFAQRAQSHEGKVQVELAQLQHLATRLIRGWTHLERQKGGIGLRGPGETQLETDRRLIGERVKALRAKLKKLQRQHETQRRARGRSNTLSVSLVGYTNAGKSTLFNAMTKAQVYAADQLFATLDTTSRRIYLGEAGSVVISDTVGFIRELPHQLVAAFRATLEETIRADLLLHVVDASSPTRLEQVEEVNAVLREIGADRIPQILVWNKIDAAGLEPAVERDEYDKIRRVFISAQTGAGIDLLREAIGEFAVGEHAMQAGAQQSSDEEDVRFSAPDQHTNL
- the hflK gene encoding FtsH protease activity modulator HflK — protein: MPVPLLKKIGLKFSLNDPRWGRGSDNNEPPQNQDNKRPSDGPPDLDQLWRDFNQRINRLFGKRGGGGGGGDGFRPDMRGAGIGAGIVGAIILFLWLISGFFIVQEGQTGVVMTFGRYSHMTPAGFNWRWPSPIQSHEIVNVSTVRTVEVGYRSSVRNKVARESLMLTDDENIIDIQFAVQYKLKNASEWVFNLRDQEETIKQVAETAIREIVGKSKMDFVLYEGREKVAFEVSQLMQQILDRYKAGVQITNVTMQGVQPPEQVQAAFDDAVKAGQDRERLKNEGQAYANDVVPKARGAASRLAQESEGYRARIIANAEGEAARFKQVLVEYQKAPAVTRDRMYLEVMQQIFSNTTKLMVDSRSSNNLMYLPLDKLLSQSAADAAARSPAPAPSTAPAPTVEPAPTLELPRANDARSRESRMSRDRETR
- the hflC gene encoding protease modulator HflC is translated as MSRAFTMLVLGLVALFLLFSTLFVVDQRQYAIVFALGEVKKVINEPGLHFKLPPPFQNVVFLDKRILTLDTPEADRFITAEKKNILVDAFVKYRITDPRLYFISFGGDERRAQDRMAQIIKAALNEEITKRTVREVISGERGKVMDAIRTKVSDEAKQIGGEILDVRLKRVDYVEQINNSVYERMKSERARVANELRSTGAAESEKIRADADRQRTVILAEAYRDAESIRGDGDAKASQIYAEAFGQNPEFFKFYRSLEAYRSSFRSRGDLLVLDPNTEFFRYFRGADGGSVKK
- a CDS encoding ATP phosphoribosyltransferase regulatory subunit codes for the protein MPNWLLPENIADVLPSEARKIEELRRAILDNFRLYGYELVMPPMLEYLDSLLPVGGHDMNLRMFKLVDQLSGRTLGLRADMTTQVARIDAHLLNRRSVTRLCYAGSVLHTRPSGLHATREPLQIGAEIYGHAGLEADAEIQELALASLALAGFDEVRLDLTHAGLLRSLIEQDENAREDEAALLMLLRAKDVPGLSVLVEDYDPATRDALLALPSLYGDRSVLALARQKLPALPGVLRALDDLEALIDLAGNAAVTIDLADLSGYQYESGAMFALYVPGLPNAVARGGRYDHVGEAFGRARPATGFSMDLRELARLLPGAQPRAAIHAPWSRDPALRRKIAALRSDGEIVIQHMPGHEADQQEFDYDRAIVLEDGNWNLKTLG